The Thermobispora bispora DSM 43833 genome window below encodes:
- a CDS encoding type 1 glutamine amidotransferase, with product MTQENTTAPTGSAPATVTVIEHEADVGLGFFAGWLADAGLRCEVHRPYRGDRIPERARDGLLVLGGSAAAWEDGKCGWLPATRALLARSVAEGVPTLGICLGAQLMTLACGGRVERGAAGPEIGLKEIDVLGEAAGDPLFSALAGRRVCAVQYHYDAMTELPQGAVRLATGTSYPNQAYRLGERAWAVQFHPEVTPGGFTRWMDDSPYGPGEREKLIAQVTEAEAELQAVWRPFAESFAAVVAGHRTGA from the coding sequence ATGACCCAGGAGAACACCACCGCCCCCACCGGCAGCGCGCCCGCGACCGTCACGGTGATCGAACACGAGGCCGACGTCGGTCTGGGGTTCTTCGCCGGGTGGCTGGCGGACGCCGGCCTCCGCTGCGAGGTGCACCGGCCGTACCGCGGCGATCGAATCCCGGAGCGGGCGCGGGACGGGCTGCTCGTCCTGGGCGGGAGCGCCGCGGCGTGGGAGGACGGCAAGTGCGGCTGGCTCCCCGCCACCCGGGCGCTGCTCGCCCGGAGCGTCGCCGAGGGCGTGCCGACGCTCGGCATCTGCCTCGGCGCCCAGCTCATGACCCTCGCCTGCGGCGGCCGGGTGGAGCGCGGCGCCGCCGGGCCCGAGATCGGGCTCAAGGAGATCGACGTGCTCGGCGAGGCCGCGGGCGACCCGCTCTTCTCCGCCCTGGCCGGGCGGCGGGTCTGCGCCGTGCAGTACCACTACGACGCGATGACCGAGCTGCCCCAGGGCGCGGTGCGGCTGGCGACCGGGACGAGCTACCCCAACCAGGCCTACCGGCTGGGCGAGCGGGCCTGGGCGGTGCAGTTCCACCCCGAGGTCACGCCCGGCGGTTTCACTAGGTGGATGGACGACAGCCCGTACGGCCCCGGGGAGCGCGAAAAGCTGATCGCCCAGGTGACGGAGGCCGAGGCCGAGCTCCAGGCGGTCTGGCGGCCGTTCGCGGAGTCGTTCGCCGCCGTGGTCGCCGGGCACCGCACGGGCGCGTGA